One Ostrea edulis chromosome 2, xbOstEdul1.1, whole genome shotgun sequence genomic region harbors:
- the LOC125681090 gene encoding transmembrane protein 272-like produces MLEKSNVLSNDQYRASPSLPQASPDVPPSYEDVHREGQAIKGLDPQPPRYSDPESQITTPSEPPPSYESLYGRVKAAQLEAGSKPQFVKKVMIIVMGTLGCTICLGILLAIPVSMIVMGGVYFDDCPAEWLIPLYLVVAGSVGIIKNFSSLCQKVKNDRENAEDENMKTTKFDSLLNCFLMIWFIFGNVVIYRTNHFYTTTPGQPTYCNPTLYEYAFWLTTSFYILIGTSCCCFCFCGFLASLNGADK; encoded by the exons TACAGGGCGAGTCCCTCACTGCCTCAG GCGTCCCCAGATGTCCCTCCCTCTTATGAAGATGTCCACCGGGAGGGTCAGGCCATTAAAGGTCTGGACCCCCAGCCTCCTCGATACTCCGACCCTGAAAGTCAGATAACCACCCCCAGTG AACCCCCTCCTTCTTATGAGTCACTGTATGGGCGTGTCAAAGCTGCTCAACTAGAAGCTGGCAGCAAACCACAGTTCGTCAAGAAAGTCATGATAATCGTCATGGGAACTC TGGGTTGTACAATTTGCTTAGGAATCTTACTGGCCATTCCTGTGTCCATGATTGTGATGG GAGGTGTTTATTTCGATGACTGCCCAGCTGAGTGGCTGATTCCCTTGTATTTGGTTGTGGCGGGGTCTGTCGGTATTATTAAGAATTTCTCCAGTCTGTGTCAGAAAGTGAAGAATGACAGAGAAAATGCAGAAGACGAAAATATGAAGACCacaaaatttgattctttgttaAACTGTTTTCTGATGATTTGGTTTATTTTTG GAAATGTGGTGATTTACAGAACCAATCACTTCTACACCACGACACCCGGACAGCCGACTTACTGTAACCCTACGCTGTACGAGTACGCCTTCTGGCTCACTACTTCCTTCTACATACTCATAGGCACTTCCTGCTGCTGTTTCTGTTTCTGTGGATTTCTGGCCAGCCTGAACGGGGCAGACAAGTGA